In Mus musculus strain C57BL/6J chromosome 1, GRCm38.p6 C57BL/6J, a single genomic region encodes these proteins:
- the Rgs16 gene encoding regulator of G-protein signaling 16, whose protein sequence is MCRTLATFPNTCLERAKEFKTRLGIFLHKSELSSDTGGISKFEWASKHNKERSFSEDVLGWRESFDLLLNSKNGVAAFHAFLKTEFSEENLEFWLACEEFKKIRSATKLASRAHHIFDEYIRSEAPKEVNIDHETRELTKTNLQAATTSCFDVAQGKTRTLMEKDSYPRFLKSPAYRDLAAQASATSTSAPSGSPAEPSHT, encoded by the exons ATGTGCCGCACCCTAGCCACCTTCCCCAACACCTGCCTGGAGAg AGCCAAAGAGTTCAAGACGCGGCTGGGAATCTTTCTTCATAAATCAGAGCTGAGCTCCGATACTGGGGGTATTAGCAAATTCGAGTGGGCCAGTAAGCATAACAAAGAGAG aagCTTCTCAGAAGATGTACTGGGATGGAGAGAGTCTTTCGATTTGCTGCTGAACAGTAAAA ATGGGGTGGCTGCCTTCCATGCCTTCCTAAAGACGGAATTCAGTGAGGAGAACCTGGAGTTCTGGTTGGCCTGCGAGGAGTTCAAGAAGATCCGATCAGCCACCAAACTGGCGTCCAGGGCTCACCACATCTTTGACGAGTACATCCGCAGCGAAGCCCCTAAAGAG GTGAACATAGATCACGAGACCCGAGAACTGACCAAGACAAACCTACAAGCTGCCACTACCAGTTGCTTCGATGTGGCTCAGGGGAAGACCCGCACATTGATGGAGAAGGACTCCTATCCGCGCTTCCTCAAGTCACCAGCTTATCGCGACCTGGCTGCCCAAGCCTCGGCCACTTCCACCTCTGCACCCAGCGGCAGCCCAGCTGAGCCTTCACACACTTGA